A genome region from Streptomyces antimycoticus includes the following:
- the otsB gene encoding trehalose-phosphatase → MGSHPLPVPTTAAGREGLAALLERPGRAVVGLDFDGTLAEIVPDPDQARAHPGAVPALSRLAPRLRSAAVITGRPAEVAVRYGGFAGAEGLDGLVVLGLYGAERWDAASGAVQAPEPHPGVAAVQAELPAVLEEYGAAQGTWIEDKGRAVAVHTRRAEDPQATFELLRAPLHALAERHGLIVEPGRLVLELRPPGMDKGVALTEYVRRTGAEVVLYAGDDLGDLAAFGAVERLREEGVPGVLVCSGSTEVTELAQRADLVVDGPAGVVELLSSLADAVSGANAS, encoded by the coding sequence ATGGGCAGTCACCCCCTCCCCGTACCTACCACCGCCGCCGGCCGCGAGGGCCTCGCCGCCCTCCTCGAACGGCCCGGCCGCGCCGTTGTCGGACTCGACTTCGACGGCACCCTCGCCGAGATCGTCCCCGACCCCGACCAGGCCCGCGCCCACCCCGGCGCCGTCCCCGCGCTCTCCCGGCTGGCCCCGCGGCTGCGCTCCGCCGCGGTGATCACCGGCCGTCCGGCCGAGGTCGCCGTCCGGTACGGCGGCTTCGCCGGGGCCGAGGGGCTGGACGGGCTCGTCGTCCTCGGTCTCTACGGCGCCGAGCGCTGGGACGCGGCGAGCGGCGCCGTCCAGGCGCCCGAACCGCACCCCGGCGTCGCCGCCGTCCAGGCCGAACTCCCCGCCGTCCTCGAGGAGTACGGCGCCGCGCAGGGCACCTGGATCGAGGACAAGGGCCGCGCCGTCGCCGTCCACACCCGCCGTGCCGAGGACCCGCAGGCCACGTTCGAGCTGCTGCGCGCGCCGCTGCACGCCCTGGCCGAGCGCCATGGGCTGATCGTCGAGCCGGGCCGGCTGGTGCTGGAGCTGCGGCCGCCGGGCATGGACAAGGGCGTCGCGCTCACGGAGTACGTACGGCGCACGGGCGCGGAAGTCGTGCTCTACGCGGGCGACGACCTGGGCGACCTGGCCGCGTTCGGGGCGGTGGAGCGGCTGCGCGAGGAGGGGGTGCCGGGGGTGCTGGTGTGCAGCGGCAGCACGGAGGTGACCGAACTCGCCCAGCGGGCCGACCTGGTGGTCGACGGTCCGGCGGGCGTGGTGGAGCTGCTGTCGTCCCTGGCCGACGCGGTCAGCGGCGCCAACGCCTCGTAG
- a CDS encoding DUF3263 domain-containing protein — protein sequence MTVDTPGPGPDPSEDRAGQERDEGPEAGLSDRDQAVLAVERRGWPGPGAKERAIRERLGISPTRYYQLLNALLDDPRALEHDPVTVNRLRRVRDQRRERR from the coding sequence ATGACAGTGGACACGCCCGGCCCCGGCCCCGACCCTTCCGAAGACCGCGCCGGCCAGGAGCGGGATGAGGGCCCGGAGGCTGGGCTGTCCGACCGCGACCAGGCCGTGCTCGCCGTGGAGCGCCGCGGCTGGCCGGGCCCGGGCGCCAAGGAGCGGGCGATACGGGAGCGGCTGGGCATCTCCCCGACCCGCTACTACCAGCTGCTGAACGCGCTGTTGGACGACCCCAGGGCCCTGGAGCACGACCCGGTGACCGTCAACCGGCTGCGGCGGGTCAGGGACCAGCGCCGCGAACGGCGCTGA
- a CDS encoding extracellular solute-binding protein produces MQRRRFLGLTTAGVAAVTTAPGLTACGGDSSGSDGDTTLKVVAADYGDSTANSSQKYWNKLARAFEAKNSGIKVEVKVYSWTEVDRRVADMVKSGQAPDIAQIGAYADYAAQGKLYRADEMLAIPTQAGFITSIAQAGEVRRVQYGVPFVASARLLFYNKKLFDQAGISSAPTSWDELKEAAARLKASGVKIPYALPLGPEECQAETMMWMLSGGGGYTDTNGSYTIDSSENIETFEWLRDELVGADLTGPGSPARTNRQDAFDAFTRGEVGMLNGHPTLMQQASGHGISYGTAPLPGRRGKSPSTMGVADWLMAFKQHGHRTQIGKFLDFVYTEKNVLDFVTEYDLLPVTTAVEQTMLGDREYKRLWRFLDELESAEFYPVDKTSWAEVSKLIKQKIGSTVAKGGDPTSVLGQIQREADAMENAGA; encoded by the coding sequence GTGCAGCGGCGACGGTTCTTGGGTCTGACAACGGCGGGTGTCGCGGCGGTGACGACGGCACCCGGGCTCACGGCCTGTGGCGGCGACAGCTCCGGCTCGGACGGTGACACCACGTTGAAGGTGGTCGCGGCCGACTACGGCGACAGCACCGCCAACAGCTCCCAGAAGTACTGGAACAAGCTGGCCCGGGCCTTCGAGGCCAAGAACAGCGGGATCAAGGTCGAGGTCAAGGTCTACAGCTGGACCGAAGTGGACCGGCGCGTGGCCGACATGGTCAAGAGCGGTCAGGCCCCGGACATCGCGCAGATCGGCGCGTACGCCGACTATGCCGCGCAGGGCAAGCTCTACCGCGCCGACGAGATGCTCGCCATCCCCACCCAGGCCGGTTTCATCACCTCGATCGCCCAGGCGGGCGAGGTGCGGCGGGTGCAGTACGGGGTGCCGTTCGTGGCCAGCGCCCGGCTGCTCTTCTACAACAAGAAGCTCTTCGACCAGGCCGGTATATCCTCCGCCCCCACCAGCTGGGACGAGCTCAAGGAGGCGGCCGCCCGGCTCAAGGCCAGTGGGGTGAAGATCCCGTACGCGCTGCCGCTCGGCCCCGAGGAGTGCCAGGCCGAGACCATGATGTGGATGCTCAGCGGCGGTGGTGGCTACACCGACACCAACGGCAGCTACACCATCGACTCCTCCGAGAACATCGAGACCTTCGAATGGCTGCGGGACGAACTGGTCGGCGCGGACCTCACCGGCCCCGGCTCCCCGGCCCGCACCAACCGGCAGGACGCCTTCGACGCCTTCACCCGGGGCGAGGTCGGCATGCTCAACGGCCACCCGACCCTGATGCAGCAGGCGTCCGGCCACGGCATCAGCTACGGCACCGCGCCCCTGCCCGGCCGCAGGGGCAAGTCCCCGTCGACGATGGGCGTCGCCGACTGGCTGATGGCCTTCAAGCAGCACGGCCATCGCACGCAGATCGGGAAGTTCCTCGACTTCGTCTACACCGAGAAGAACGTGCTGGACTTCGTCACCGAGTACGACCTGCTGCCGGTGACCACCGCCGTCGAGCAGACGATGCTCGGCGACCGTGAGTACAAGCGGCTGTGGCGGTTCCTCGACGAGCTGGAGAGCGCCGAGTTCTACCCGGTCGACAAGACCTCCTGGGCGGAGGTCAGCAAGCTGATCAAGCAGAAGATCGGCTCGACCGTGGCCAAGGGCGGCGACCCGACGAGCGTGCTGGGCCAGATCCAGCGCGAGGCCGACGCCATGGAGAATGCGGGGGCATGA
- a CDS encoding ROK family protein, with protein MKHVIALDVGGTGMKAALIGADTTLLHEARRPTERERGPEAVVDAILDFAAELREIGERRFGGPPVAAGVGVPGVLDEDRGVAVFAANLGWSDVPLRALLTERLGGIPVALGHDVRMGGLAEGRIGAGEGARRFLFVSVGTGIAGAIGIDGRIDPGAHGSSGEIGHIVVRPGGPACGCGQSGCLEALASAAAVGRAWAGASGDPAADAADCAKAVRSGDPRAVAVWGEMVSALADGLVTGLTLLDPGVLIVGGGLAEAGETLFAPLRTAVEERLTFQQLPRIVPAALGDTAGCLGAGLLAWDRLSTEVTA; from the coding sequence GTGAAACACGTCATCGCCCTGGATGTGGGCGGCACCGGTATGAAGGCCGCCCTGATCGGGGCGGACACCACACTCCTCCACGAGGCCCGGAGGCCCACCGAGCGGGAGCGCGGACCCGAGGCGGTCGTCGACGCGATCCTCGACTTCGCCGCCGAGCTGCGCGAGATCGGCGAACGGCGGTTCGGCGGGCCCCCGGTGGCCGCGGGGGTCGGCGTGCCCGGGGTCCTGGACGAGGACCGCGGGGTGGCCGTCTTCGCCGCCAACCTCGGCTGGAGCGATGTCCCGCTGCGCGCGCTGCTCACCGAGCGGCTGGGCGGGATCCCGGTCGCGCTCGGGCACGACGTCCGGATGGGCGGGCTGGCCGAGGGGCGGATAGGAGCGGGCGAGGGCGCGCGGCGCTTCCTGTTCGTCTCCGTCGGCACCGGGATCGCGGGCGCCATCGGCATCGACGGGCGGATCGACCCCGGAGCGCACGGTTCCTCCGGCGAGATCGGCCATATCGTCGTCCGGCCGGGCGGCCCGGCCTGCGGCTGCGGTCAGTCCGGCTGCCTGGAGGCGCTCGCCTCGGCGGCGGCGGTGGGCCGCGCCTGGGCCGGTGCGAGCGGCGATCCGGCGGCCGACGCCGCCGACTGTGCCAAGGCCGTCCGGTCCGGCGATCCGAGGGCCGTGGCCGTGTGGGGGGAGATGGTGAGCGCGCTCGCCGACGGTCTGGTGACCGGCCTCACCCTGCTGGACCCCGGTGTGCTGATCGTCGGCGGTGGGCTGGCCGAGGCCGGGGAGACCCTGTTCGCACCGCTGCGCACCGCGGTCGAGGAGCGGCTCACCTTCCAGCAGCTTCCCCGTATCGTCCCGGCGGCCCTCGGGGACACCGCCGGCTGCCTGGGCGCGGGTCTGCTCGCCTGGGATCGACTCTCCACGGAGGTAACCGCCTGA
- the nagA gene encoding N-acetylglucosamine-6-phosphate deacetylase, which yields MVQRTVLTGARVVLPGGVVDNGRVTVEGTRITVAGPSADPASGRGEEAVEALDLPGRWIVPGFVDLHVHGGGGASFSAGTPEESLTAIRTHRLHGTTTMLASTVTGDLDDLARQAAVLSELVEQGELAGIHFEGPFISPHRCGAHQPSLLRAPDPADVRKLVDAARGTARMMTLAPELPGGLESVRLLADSGVLAAVGHTDSTYEATREAVEAGATVATHLFNAMPSLLHRAPGPIAALLEDERVTIELINDGTHLHPAMLELAFHRAGADRVAFITDAMGAAGMNDGRYPLGPMEVEVKDGVARISDGPTAGSIAGSTLTLDRAFQRAVTIDGLSVEQTVRALSATPARLLGIADRVGSLEVGKDADLVVLDDDFRLRGVMRRGGWVVHPELG from the coding sequence ATGGTCCAGCGAACGGTTCTCACAGGCGCCCGGGTGGTCCTGCCGGGAGGCGTGGTCGACAACGGGCGGGTGACGGTCGAGGGCACGCGCATCACCGTGGCGGGGCCGTCGGCCGATCCCGCGTCCGGCCGGGGCGAGGAGGCGGTGGAGGCACTCGACCTGCCGGGCCGCTGGATCGTCCCCGGCTTCGTGGACCTGCATGTGCACGGCGGCGGCGGCGCCTCGTTCTCGGCGGGCACCCCCGAGGAGTCGCTGACCGCCATCCGTACGCACCGGCTGCACGGCACCACCACGATGCTCGCCTCCACCGTCACCGGCGATCTGGACGACCTCGCCCGGCAGGCCGCCGTCCTCTCGGAGCTGGTGGAGCAGGGCGAGTTGGCGGGCATCCACTTCGAGGGGCCGTTCATCTCCCCCCACCGCTGCGGCGCCCACCAGCCATCGCTGCTGCGCGCGCCCGATCCGGCGGATGTGCGCAAGCTGGTGGACGCGGCGCGCGGCACCGCGCGGATGATGACGCTGGCCCCCGAACTGCCGGGCGGGCTGGAGTCCGTCCGGCTGCTGGCCGACAGCGGCGTCCTCGCGGCCGTCGGCCACACCGACTCGACGTACGAGGCGACACGGGAGGCCGTCGAGGCGGGCGCGACCGTGGCGACCCACCTGTTCAACGCGATGCCGTCGCTGCTGCACCGCGCCCCCGGCCCGATCGCCGCGCTGCTGGAGGACGAGCGGGTCACCATCGAGCTGATCAACGACGGCACCCATCTGCACCCCGCCATGCTGGAGCTGGCGTTCCACCGGGCGGGCGCGGACCGGGTCGCCTTCATCACCGACGCGATGGGCGCGGCGGGCATGAACGACGGGCGCTATCCGCTCGGCCCCATGGAGGTCGAGGTCAAGGACGGCGTCGCGCGGATCAGCGACGGGCCGACGGCCGGCTCCATCGCGGGCTCCACCCTCACCCTGGACCGGGCCTTCCAGCGGGCCGTCACGATCGACGGGCTCAGCGTGGAGCAGACCGTAAGGGCGCTGTCCGCGACCCCCGCCCGGCTGCTGGGCATCGCCGACCGGGTGGGCTCGCTCGAGGTGGGCAAGGACGCGGATCTCGTCGTGCTCGACGACGACTTCCGGCTGCGGGGCGTGATGCGCCGGGGCGGTTGGGTGGTCCATCCCGAACTGGGCTGA
- a CDS encoding carbohydrate-binding protein: MTAGNNGSGTPENDDPFAYLYRSEGDQGDQGGQSGQPGAAPRAGGYGYPGPAQPGVPRTSYNQVRAVGERNYGQQIPNQQPQGYGQQGGYGRQNAHYAAPETLPGGAPRQPGADAPRGGHGGGGRGPNNRGLLIGAIAVVAVVIVGIGVAMITNGDDKKDGQADSTNQPTAGSSVGPGESSGPSKAPDENLPTEDAAKMRLTGGAAPASAIQGAKADGGSYVGVNAPGASATWSVDVAKAKSYRLYVTYGVPGEDQSMSLTINGKKEARPLNMKNFAGAPKGDFEKGWTETWSIVQLSKGTNTITVSCENGDKCNANIDQMWLAKAKG; encoded by the coding sequence ATGACGGCCGGCAACAACGGCTCGGGCACACCGGAGAACGACGACCCGTTCGCCTACCTGTACCGCTCGGAAGGCGACCAGGGGGACCAGGGCGGTCAGTCGGGTCAGCCGGGTGCCGCCCCCCGCGCCGGTGGCTACGGCTACCCAGGTCCGGCCCAGCCAGGAGTCCCGCGCACCTCCTACAACCAGGTCCGTGCGGTGGGCGAGCGCAACTACGGCCAGCAGATCCCGAACCAGCAGCCGCAGGGGTACGGCCAGCAGGGCGGCTACGGTCGGCAGAACGCCCACTACGCCGCCCCCGAGACCCTGCCCGGCGGGGCACCCCGCCAGCCCGGTGCGGACGCCCCGCGCGGCGGCCATGGGGGAGGCGGCCGCGGTCCCAACAACAGGGGGCTGCTGATCGGTGCGATCGCCGTGGTCGCGGTGGTCATCGTGGGGATCGGCGTCGCCATGATCACCAACGGTGACGACAAGAAGGACGGCCAGGCCGATTCGACGAACCAGCCCACGGCGGGCTCCAGTGTCGGGCCCGGCGAATCCTCCGGGCCCTCCAAGGCCCCGGACGAGAACCTGCCCACCGAGGACGCCGCCAAGATGCGGCTGACCGGCGGCGCGGCCCCCGCGAGCGCCATCCAGGGCGCCAAGGCCGACGGCGGCTCCTACGTCGGCGTCAACGCCCCGGGCGCCTCCGCGACCTGGAGCGTGGACGTGGCCAAGGCGAAGTCGTACCGGCTGTACGTCACGTACGGCGTGCCCGGCGAGGACCAGAGCATGTCGCTGACGATCAACGGCAAGAAGGAGGCGCGGCCGCTCAACATGAAGAACTTCGCGGGCGCGCCGAAGGGTGACTTCGAGAAGGGCTGGACGGAGACCTGGTCGATCGTCCAGCTCAGCAAGGGCACCAACACGATCACCGTGTCGTGTGAGAACGGCGACAAGTGCAACGCCAACATCGACCAGATGTGGCTGGCCAAGGCCAAGGGCTAG
- a CDS encoding flavin reductase family protein gives MSEDEFRAALSRLTAGVVLVTAHDPEEGPRGEDVGMTATAFMSVSLDPPLVMVSVRNGSRMDELLERQPHWAVSVLSEGQRHIAGRFAMKGRISDRLLFEDMPVVRGEHTGAPLAVGALATLECHTEQRVTAGDHTLVVARVLDATTPATEGGPLTYFRGRYRMLG, from the coding sequence GTGAGTGAGGACGAGTTCCGTGCCGCGCTGTCACGGCTCACCGCGGGCGTGGTGCTGGTGACCGCACATGATCCGGAGGAGGGGCCGCGCGGCGAGGACGTCGGCATGACGGCCACCGCGTTCATGTCAGTGTCACTTGACCCGCCGCTGGTGATGGTGAGCGTTCGCAACGGTTCGCGGATGGATGAGCTGCTGGAGCGACAGCCGCATTGGGCGGTATCGGTCCTGTCGGAAGGTCAGCGGCATATCGCGGGACGATTCGCCATGAAGGGGCGCATCAGCGACAGATTGCTGTTCGAGGACATGCCCGTGGTGCGGGGCGAGCACACCGGCGCCCCGCTCGCGGTGGGCGCGCTGGCGACGCTGGAGTGCCACACCGAGCAGCGGGTGACGGCCGGGGACCACACGCTGGTGGTGGCACGGGTGCTGGACGCGACGACACCGGCCACGGAGGGCGGACCGCTGACGTACTTCAGGGGGCGCTACCGGATGCTGGGGTGA
- the arfB gene encoding alternative ribosome rescue aminoacyl-tRNA hydrolase ArfB, with product MPAPYVIRGSVSLPEAELVWRFSRSSGPGGQHVNTSDSRVELRFDLARTEALPPVWKERALERLAGRLVDGVVSVRASEHRSQWRNRETAAVRLASLLAEATAPPPKPRRPTRIPRGLNERRLREKKQRSDVKRGRTGRGWT from the coding sequence ATGCCCGCGCCCTATGTCATCCGAGGTTCCGTCTCCTTGCCGGAGGCCGAGCTGGTGTGGCGTTTCTCGCGGTCCTCCGGGCCCGGAGGACAGCACGTCAACACCAGCGACAGCCGGGTCGAGCTGCGCTTCGACCTCGCCCGCACCGAGGCGCTGCCGCCCGTATGGAAGGAGCGCGCGCTGGAGCGGCTGGCCGGTCGGCTGGTGGACGGGGTGGTGAGCGTACGGGCCTCCGAGCACCGTTCGCAGTGGCGCAACCGTGAGACGGCCGCCGTAAGGCTCGCATCGCTGCTCGCGGAGGCGACCGCGCCGCCGCCCAAACCGCGCCGCCCCACCCGGATCCCCCGGGGCCTCAACGAGCGGCGGCTGCGGGAGAAGAAGCAGCGCAGTGACGTCAAGCGAGGGCGTACGGGGCGGGGCTGGACGTAA
- a CDS encoding TerD family protein — MAVSLSKGGNVSLTKEAPGLTAVTVGLGWDVRTTTGTDFDLDASAIAVNANGKVYSDQHFVFFNNKSTPDQTIVHTGDNVTGQGEGDDEQINVNLAGLPADVEKIVFPVSIYDAESRSQNFGQVRNAFIRIVNQAGGTEIARYDLSEDAATETAMVFGELYRNGAEWKFRAVGQGYAAGLVGIAQDFGVNV; from the coding sequence ATGGCTGTAAGCCTGTCCAAGGGCGGCAACGTCTCGCTCACCAAGGAGGCACCGGGCCTGACCGCCGTCACGGTCGGCCTCGGCTGGGACGTCCGCACCACCACGGGCACCGACTTCGACCTCGACGCGAGTGCCATCGCCGTGAACGCGAACGGCAAGGTCTACTCCGACCAGCACTTCGTGTTCTTCAACAACAAGTCCACCCCGGACCAGACCATCGTCCACACCGGTGACAACGTCACCGGCCAGGGCGAGGGCGACGACGAGCAGATCAACGTCAACCTGGCCGGTCTGCCGGCCGACGTGGAGAAGATCGTCTTCCCGGTCTCGATCTACGACGCCGAGTCCCGCAGCCAGAACTTCGGCCAGGTGCGGAACGCGTTCATCCGCATCGTCAACCAGGCCGGCGGCACCGAGATCGCCCGCTACGACCTGAGCGAGGACGCCGCGACCGAGACCGCCATGGTCTTCGGCGAGCTGTACCGCAATGGCGCGGAGTGGAAGTTCCGCGCCGTCGGCCAGGGCTACGCCGCCGGTCTCGTGGGCATCGCCCAGGACTTCGGCGTCAACGTCTGA
- a CDS encoding Uma2 family endonuclease, producing MVLTAPEREARADSGESTASSVEEAFVALSAAAPEGWRVELIEGEIHVVPPANGEHEEIVSEVADQVTSRRTNKELRTRTGLGLLVPGASATGKVVPDIVIAPKGSFGDSLEYHDPGAVMLVGEVTSHSTADNDRGPKLRGYAAAGIPFYLLIDRERKQAVLHSLPAGKRYTRKVEVDISQPLSLPEPLGFDLDTSEF from the coding sequence GTGGTACTGACGGCCCCCGAGCGCGAGGCGCGCGCGGACAGTGGCGAGAGCACCGCTTCATCGGTCGAGGAAGCCTTCGTGGCGTTGAGCGCGGCAGCCCCCGAGGGATGGCGCGTGGAACTGATCGAAGGAGAAATCCACGTGGTGCCTCCCGCTAACGGTGAGCACGAAGAGATTGTGTCCGAGGTTGCGGACCAGGTGACCAGCCGTCGTACGAACAAGGAATTGCGGACACGTACCGGGCTTGGGCTCCTCGTTCCTGGAGCTTCTGCCACCGGCAAGGTTGTGCCGGATATCGTCATCGCGCCCAAGGGGAGCTTCGGCGACTCCTTGGAGTACCACGACCCCGGTGCGGTGATGCTCGTCGGCGAGGTCACCTCGCATTCGACCGCCGACAACGACCGGGGGCCCAAGCTGCGGGGCTACGCGGCGGCGGGCATTCCGTTCTACCTGCTGATCGACCGGGAGCGGAAGCAGGCCGTGCTGCACTCCCTGCCCGCCGGGAAGAGGTACACCCGCAAGGTCGAGGTCGACATCTCCCAGCCGCTGTCGCTGCCCGAACCGCTCGGGTTCGACCTGGACACCAGCGAGTTCTGA
- a CDS encoding TetR/AcrR family transcriptional regulator, with protein MSPRKSDATRRRLLDAATADFAAHGIAGARVDRIAAAAGINKAQLYAYFGDKLGLFGAVFRLHADVVVDSVPFTADDLPQYAVRLYDTAMERPELIRLATWARLEGVATNNLVTESSATVATKLQAIADAQRDGRVTDSMDPQDVLALLLAMALTWSASGLSATAAPDDPPAAHDRRKQALSQAVSGAFGARV; from the coding sequence GTGTCTCCCCGGAAAAGCGATGCCACCCGCCGCCGCCTGCTCGACGCGGCCACCGCCGACTTCGCCGCCCATGGCATCGCGGGTGCCCGGGTCGACCGCATCGCGGCCGCCGCGGGCATCAACAAGGCGCAGCTGTACGCCTACTTCGGAGACAAGCTCGGCCTCTTCGGCGCCGTCTTCCGCCTCCACGCCGATGTCGTCGTCGACTCCGTGCCGTTCACGGCCGACGATCTCCCCCAGTACGCCGTGCGGCTGTACGACACCGCCATGGAACGGCCGGAGCTGATCCGCCTGGCCACCTGGGCGAGGCTCGAAGGAGTGGCCACCAACAACCTGGTGACCGAGTCATCGGCCACCGTCGCCACCAAACTCCAGGCGATCGCCGACGCCCAGCGCGACGGCCGGGTCACCGACTCGATGGACCCTCAGGACGTCCTCGCGCTGCTGCTCGCCATGGCCCTGACCTGGTCCGCCTCCGGCCTCTCCGCCACAGCCGCCCCGGACGACCCGCCCGCGGCCCACGACCGCCGCAAGCAGGCCCTCTCCCAGGCGGTCTCGGGCGCCTTCGGCGCGCGGGTCTGA
- a CDS encoding NAD(P)-dependent alcohol dehydrogenase: MTVRAYAVERAGGPVQRLEYEPEPLGPLEVDVAVTHCGVCQTDVGMVDDAHGYSRFPLVAGHEAVGVIEAVGSAVDGGQLAVGRRVGVGAVAGACFACEWCLSGRQYLCADKDDTVLRGHRGAFATQVRASDWRYVQPIPDSLASEHAAPLLCAGITVFSAITRNGVRPTDRVAVVGVGGLGHLAIQFLAKWGCHVTAISSTAAKADDSRRFGAHEFVAAEEGLERVSGSFDFILSTVSADLPWDAYLAALRPQGTLCVVGVPHGPFGFQPLSLLLGEKRLVGGLVGSPAESRQMLDFAARHGIRPAVETFPVARMDEALDHVRRGRARYRAVLEF, encoded by the coding sequence ATGACCGTGCGCGCCTACGCGGTGGAGCGGGCCGGGGGCCCTGTTCAGCGGCTCGAGTACGAGCCGGAGCCCCTGGGACCCCTGGAGGTCGACGTCGCCGTGACGCACTGCGGCGTCTGCCAGACCGACGTCGGCATGGTCGACGACGCGCACGGCTACTCCCGGTTCCCGCTGGTCGCGGGCCATGAGGCGGTCGGCGTGATCGAGGCCGTGGGCAGCGCCGTCGACGGCGGGCAGCTTGCCGTCGGCCGGCGGGTGGGCGTCGGCGCGGTGGCGGGGGCGTGCTTCGCCTGCGAGTGGTGCCTCAGCGGTCGGCAGTATCTGTGCGCGGACAAGGACGACACGGTGCTGCGCGGCCACCGCGGTGCGTTCGCCACCCAGGTGCGGGCGAGCGACTGGCGGTATGTCCAGCCGATCCCCGACTCCCTCGCCTCCGAGCACGCGGCGCCGCTCCTGTGCGCCGGGATCACCGTGTTCTCGGCGATCACGCGGAACGGGGTCCGGCCCACCGACCGGGTCGCCGTGGTGGGGGTGGGCGGTCTGGGCCACCTCGCGATCCAGTTCCTCGCCAAGTGGGGCTGCCACGTGACCGCCATCTCCTCGACGGCGGCGAAGGCGGACGACAGCCGCCGGTTCGGCGCCCATGAGTTCGTCGCCGCGGAGGAGGGGCTCGAGCGGGTCTCGGGCTCGTTCGACTTCATCCTCTCGACCGTCTCGGCCGATCTGCCGTGGGACGCGTATCTCGCGGCGCTGCGCCCGCAGGGGACGCTGTGCGTGGTCGGCGTTCCCCACGGGCCGTTCGGCTTCCAGCCGTTGAGCCTTCTGCTGGGCGAGAAGCGGCTGGTCGGCGGCCTCGTGGGGTCACCCGCGGAGAGCCGGCAGATGCTGGACTTCGCGGCGCGGCACGGCATCCGCCCGGCCGTCGAGACCTTCCCGGTCGCGCGGATGGACGAGGCGCTCGACCATGTCCGCCGCGGACGCGCGCGCTACCGCGCCGTGTTGGAGTTCTGA